The Camelina sativa cultivar DH55 unplaced genomic scaffold, Cs unpScaffold10415, whole genome shotgun sequence sequence ATTAAACCAACCTGCAGGGCATTTGTTCACCGGCGACGGTAATATTCATCCCTTCGACATCAATACCATCGGCATCATGTCCAATCGATTGCCAACCGTCGTCGATAAGCACCAAACCCGGCGGACAACCACCGTCGACTAGGCACTTCACACCTTTATGAACACCTTCAGGGTTCACGGTCAAGTAAAAAGCGTCCCAAGT is a genomic window containing:
- the LOC109131974 gene encoding probable galactinol--sucrose galactosyltransferase 5 encodes the protein VESGSTQVTGSEFRQIVYVHAGDDPFKLVKDAMKVIRVHMNTFKLLDEKSPPGIVDKFGWCTWDAFYLTVNPEGVHKGVKCLVDGGCPPGLVLIDDGWQSIGHDADGIDVEGMNITVAGEQMPCRLV